The genomic DNA TTGTACTGTTGGACATTGATGCTGGCCACTGAGGCATTTCCAGTGGATTTTCCCTAGTTCCCCGTACCGCCGATGTTTCGGAGTACGGCTCTCAAAGCTTTAGGCTGAGAAAAAGGCtgaaaagcgaaagaaagcgTCGACTTGAGGTTCTCTATCCTTGTCAACAGAAATGCAGGCTGCCGGCGCCAGAAACGCATGACCCGAAAGAGCGATTCTGGATATACGAATGTAGCACGTCCAGGCAAATCCTGTGCACTTTTCAGTGGACGCGAAGCGGgggcgttttcctccgtgAGCGTatcctccctttctgtttgtTGTTCCTGCATTCTCGACGAGCCTTCAtcccccttctctgcgtgcatACCGGCGGCCGCTCGTGATTTTGCGGGTTTTCATGTATACGTTTATTTGTCCTCTTCATCGGGAGCGACCGGTTTCCACGCCTGGTTCTGTCGGTGTCAGCTTGCACAAGCACCTTTCCTCAACGTGCCTTTTCACGCATTCCTCGTTTTTACCCCGAAAACACCAGTGCCTGTGCCCGATAccagcgaaggaagagatccaacctgtcgcctcgctcaCAGGTGGTTGCCGGCGTCACTCTTTTCTCCACTGTCGCCTTGTCTGACGTTTCACCGAGACCAGCTCGTTgggctctcttctcgtttcgcttttttcctgttgAACGGACCACCCGCTCGTATGTATCTCGAGCAAACATCATGGCTCCATCGCCTCTGCGCTTGCAACCCAGAACGCCGCCATCCCGGCCAAGTCTCTCTGCGTGAAATCAAAGGTCCGACACCTACCGAGGTGCTCTTAGGGGGCTGTGCAGAGTACGAGTTTCGGGGGTAACAGCGGGCGCTACATGGTCTGGTGATtggtgtgttttttttctttgagTGCTACTTCATGAGTTTCACACAGGTGCTGTCGTAACGGGTTCCATTCTTTCCAAGGAAGTCTGGGAGGTCAGTTTCTTTCGACAAAGCATTGTCTGTTTtggcgcctctgtcgctgtACAACGGCTCTCGCGTGGGATTCAATAAAACGTCCACTATCTCTCGTTGTTTGGTCATCACTCTTCATCGGCTTCCATGGAAAAAGCCGTCGGCCTGCTCTACGACTCTGTCggcttgttctctctctctggtccCTCTTGGTAGTAAGATATGCCATGTCCTGGGGGGAAGTTCGTATCGTTCTGTTCGTTCTGCCGCTGTGGAAATGGTCAGGGAGAACAATGCGAGTATCTTCCCAGAGGGATGTGTTATTCTGGCCAAATATCTGTTCGCCACAACACCTCCGCTTTACCCTGGATGACTCTCGGAGGCAGCAGGGCGCGCGTTGAATTTTTTGAGAAGCGTTATTGTTCTCTTGTCAACAGACACTCTGCAGCATTCGATCCGGTGCTCTCGTCGCTACTCAGCTCTTTGACAAGCAGGCGCGAGCCGCCGTCGCATTTCCGTTCGCCCCGGACGCTTCCCTGCTTACACAAAGCGTTCGCCACGTCGCCTGGTCTCCGGTGATCGGTGCCTTTCCGTCTGTGTCAGGGCTCGGGCGGATCAGGCGAAGCGGGAACTGGAAAAGAGCTATGAAGACCGCTCGCGTCGTAGGCAGAGCCTCACCGCCGCGAGACCCGATGTTAAAACCTGCAGGCAACGTCCTTCTCGACGACAGATCCTTCTAAAGAGCGGTCAGCAATGTCGAGCCACGGCAGGAAGTCAGTGGGTTTTGGTCCGCCCGGTGGCCGGGGTGTACTTGGCGCCGGTGGAGCCTCCAAGTTCTCCGCTGCAAAGGGGGGGCCTGTCAAGAGGGGCATAGGGGGGGAGATGGGTAAGGCAAGGCCTCCGAACACACGGCAATCCACCGGCGCCCCAGATGCAGCGCAGAACCTGGATGAGCTCGTGGATAACGACCTTTGCAATGTCCTTGCCTCCAAGCAGTTCGTGAACGAAGCCGACTTCTCGGAGGCCCTTCTTGTTGCTTCTAATGAGGTAAGAGTTGGGCACAAGCGACAAATGTTGCGTTGAAAAGTCCCAAGCCGAGAGTTCGGGGGAAACGGGAGGAATCGTCCTGCccgagaggccgagaaaagagacgggaaccACTCTGGACGTACCTCTTCGATGCTTGAACAGACATTTTGTTTGTCAGTGACTCGCGTGCAGTCAGGCAAAACGCCTTGATCCGAGAGTCTTTGGGGAATGGACGTGAGCCTATGGGAGTTCACCGTCCACAGAGGGACAGGCGTCTGGAAAAGAGCCATAAAACGTGAAATCTATCGCCGCCACGGCGCTCCCGTTGAAAGAAACATTCGCTTCCGTGTGTTCTCTTTTCAGTCAACGCGGCTGGATTTGGAGCTCGGGCAACTCGTCCGAAGGTTCCAACAGTTGGTAGCAGAGAACAGGTAAGGAGGCGGGAGCATCGAGTGCACGGATCGCAGCGACGATGGTGATGCGCTCTGCTTCTCCATTCACCGGTGAAAAACCGAAAGTCGGATTGCAAGCTATCGCTCCGGAGCTTCTGCATCGTGCACTCAAGAACGTGAAAGCTATGCTGCTTCTCAGCTATGAAGGGTTTCTCATCTGCCTTTAAGTATCAAACCAAAGGCCCCACGAGTTTGCTGCCACTTCGCTGTCGTTGTGACGCATAGTCTGGATTATGCTTCGTGGTTCTCCACGATACACCTGTACTTTATGATTGCCACCATCGTGTGTCTCCTATCGTCCGTCTGGTCTTTCAGTGCCTGGTTCTGTTCATGTGTTCAAGTTACTGCTTGCGGGCGACCTCGAACATTCGATCTTGATCAACTGTGTCCGTTTACGCTGATCCACCCTTTCTGTGTGCTGTGCGCGCGTCGTAGTCGTACCATCACTGTACTAGATGAGCACATCGACGCGCTCGCTCCTCTTGATGATGACGAGAGCAAAGAACAGATACAGGAgcaagacaaagagaaggcagtgGGAGCTGACAATGAATGACTGATGGATCACCCCTTCGAGACAACTGACGCTCCGAGCCATGGAGCCTACGCCTGAGCACCAAGAGTTGGCGTATGCAAGAATTCTCCAAGCTCCTCGAAGTCAGACGTAAGAATAGTTCATGTTCAAGAGGACAGCTCGCATTTGCCAGTCACGTCCGGAAAAACTCAATCCATGGCGGCGAGGAATAGGGGATACGCTTGGTGAAAACTCCTCTTGCTCCTTCCCCAGCAGCAATCTCCCGGAACAACTCCGGGCTGCGGTAGTAAGGGGGAAACCAGTTTGCGGTCTGCTCCGGCGGAAAAACGCGGGTGGGCGTCCTGCGTAAAGAACGGTGGAGCCTTCGTTTCTCATCAGCAGGGCGCTGTTGTTTGCGACTTCCACACTCTTCCTAATAAGTACAGTTCGACCAGCAGCGTGCTTCAGTGGGTCGTGCGTCGTCTTTCAGAGGGAAATGTCACCAACGAAAAATTCACAACTGCCACTCGAGCCCTGTTGATGTAGGCCGTTAAGTATCAGATATTTTGAATATCAAACTGCTTTACGCTTGTGTCGGAGACTTGAGTTATCTCTGCGTTTCGCGAGGAAGGATTTGGTGTTCTCTCCCAGAACTTACGTCAATGGCTCAGTCTGGTAGCGTTTGAAGCATGCGCCGGTCTCTTCTAGCGCGGTTCCACCGCTTAGGCTTTCGAAATTTCACGTGGGTTTGCGCAGGCATGTAGAGCCGAGCATTTTTCTGAATGATATTTATGCAGTCCTCTGTGGAAGGGAAGGGGACACTCCGAAGGATCCACCTGCAGGGTGCACCCCTATTATACGTGGGGCTCGTATGAAGGTCAACATCTTTCACATATGAAGGTCAACATCTTTCACATATGAAGGTCAACATCTTTCACAAAGCCGTCTGTCAGAGACAACACGTTGTTGCGGCACACTGTGGGAGGCGAAGGGGCGGCGTAGGCGCTGCATTTAGACCAGGCGTACACGGTGTAGACCCTTCCGATTTAGATTACCTTACATATGGTAGAACAGCGCGTTACTTGGCTTCTTCGAAAGGACACGTTTGCGGCCAAGGGTATATGCGGGAAACGGGACGCGCTAAGCAGCCGGTTCGTGGCCGGAGTCAAGCAGCGTCCAAGAAGCTCGACCGAACGAAGCCGCAGTTCTTCAGCACATCAAGGGAAGTTCAGCCGTCACAGGTCCGCCACTGCTGGGACTGGTTTGGTGAAGCTGGAGGACTACGTAAGAATGCTGGGTGATATTTTCTCCGGCCAGGCAGATGCTGTAATTTGTGAGTGGAAAGTTTGTTCGTAGCGTCTCTTTCAGTTTTGTGACTTCGCTTTTTTCCGTTAGCGGTTTGGTTCTGTGCCTAGAAGAAGAGGCCTTTCCCACATGCTTCCTGCCGACGGTGGCCTCGTAAGGTGCGGTATGCGGACTCAAAGAGACGCTTGCCATACGTCCCCACGGACGAGGTTCCGCACGTGTGTGCATCTTGGCTCTGTGCTAGGCAGTGTTATTCTCTGTGGTATTTTTTACCATGCGTTGGTAGACAATTCTACGGCAATCGCGGACGCTAGAGAAGTAGGGGAAAAGGGCAATGCAGATCTGGAGTCGCCAGTCAGGCACAACGAGAACCCCCCGCGGAAGAACGTCCGCCGCAAACGGAATGCCACGTCTTACAAAAAATCTCACCCAGAAGTTGTAAGGCAAAACACAAAACGCTCCACAAAAAGTATGTACTCTCAATAGGCCAGGTCTGGTTTATAGAATTATTTTTAAGTAAAGAAGCTAATATTTTAGAATAACTTGGTAGAAAATTCTTCTGCTCGATTTGGCCATGATGGCGCCGCTTCCGCCTGCGgtcctgcttcctcctccagGAGAACAAACGCCTGCTCTGGTAGAGCGCGTTCATATTTGGTTTCTTAAGTTGTTCTTCATTTCTGTTTCCATGTGCAGGTAACCGGGATGTTGTGGGCAACATGGTTGATGATGCTCCTTTCCGTGGTCGGGAGCGTAGGATATTACGGCGCGGCACGACGCAACCTGCGTTTCGCTTGATACTGAAGGAATTAGCCAAAACAGCCATGGAGATAATGAGCTTCACTGACGGCGGTTCTGGCAATCCCTTCCGAGAATATAAACGCCCGGGGGTTCTAGGGAATGGGGAAACCGACACTGCAGCCCTCACTGTGTGGGCGAATGCTGTCTGAGACTTCCAGTCACTGTGTGGGCGAATGCTGTCTCAGACTTCCAGTCACTGTGTGGGCGAATGCTGTCTCAGACTTCCAGTCACTGTGTGGGCGAATGCTGTCTCAGACTTCCAGTCACTGTGTGGGCGAATGCTGTCTCAGACTTCCAGTCACTGTGTGGGCGAATGCTGTCTCAGACTTCCAGTCACTGTGTGGGCGAATGCTGTCTCAGACTTCCAGTCACTGTGTGGAAATCAGTAAGCCAAAGGGTGCTTGATGTTGCGGTTTCTCATACCACCGTCTTCCCGCACCGAAAATGCAACAGCTACACTGTGAAGCTTGCGTGGTGCACGCAGGGGCAAGTCATCACCCAAAAGCAACGGTAAAGACAATTTTGTTTGTTTTTTACAAGTGTCCGTGCCCTGATCGGTTCGAAACATACACGTGCAGCGACATCAAACACTGCAGAGCAGAATTTTGGAGTGTAGGTCGCTCGTCACGGCGGTGCCGTCGGGCCACCCTCAGTGTTCTTAACTTGGAGATCTTTCTAACTTTAAGTCGAAATTCGTCCAATCGAAGACCGAGCTAGGGCAAAGCATTCGGCGACAGGCTCAGGCACCAGAGAACGGGGGGGTCACTCTATATTCCCCGTAATCAGAATGTGAGCTTTCCTGGTCGGCCGCACAGCGCATGCGACCAGACTTATGCGCAGGTTTTGTGTGCTCCGTAGTCGCAGTAGCAGAACCGTGGCGGCGATCTACAAAGGCATACCTCACCTCACTAGCGTAAGGGAGCACCGATTTCTTGCCTTTTGTGCCCTAGTTTTCCCAGAGGACACAACACGCTTTCGAACTACCAACGGTATTTAGCTGGCGCTACACGGCCATCTCCATCGGTGTGGATGCCGTAATCGTGGGCTGCTCTGTGTGGTGGAAGGCAGAACACTGTTTGAGAAACGAAGACCAGCAGGGGGTCCATGTGTCCTGGCTACGCACTTGGGCAACTGATGGTGTCCGGAAAGTCTTATGTCTTGTACGCTGTTTTGCCATGGTTCGAGAAATCCCCAATATGCGCCAGACTGGGATGGTGGAGTCGAAAGCGAATGCGACAGAAGCTCGGCATATCGACCCCGGTCTCGCCGGAGCTCACTCTACGGACACCAGAGAGGATATGCACACGGAAATGACAAGAGAGCATCGCCTCCAGTGGGGTTGCCTTTCTGGCCTTCGAGTCTGTGATGTCATGcacgcagcagcagcaagCGCGCCTGTCCCagtttttccctctcgaggaagtggaggaaCTGCGTTGGACAGAAATGTAAGCCTGCCGAAATCTTGAGAGCAGTGGAGCGCGACAAGGATGAACGGATGTGACGCACGCGAATAGTCAGCAATgccacgaaaaaaacagaaagggTCCCAACTGGCGAATTGAAACTAAGAAAGTCGTGTGCCTggtctccgcgtttcttcgccggAAAGATACTGCCAAGTTTTAACATGCACGAGCTTCCCGCCTCGATTGCCTtgagtgcatgcagtgttTTTACGGATTCTCGGCCTCGGTGACACGCTCCGTATACACTTCATTTCGTGGCGCTTTCAGTCGGCGGCGGACTGTGCTGGTCCGGCGAAGTCCACtgtgtcctctctttgtcaTCATCTGGAAAAAAAGTCTGGGGTGCCGCATCCAAACACGCGGTTAGAGCACAcggacgagaaaaggagtCCCGCCGTCCTCTGCGGACTGAAGATTCTACAGAAATGTTTTGGGTGTCAGctcaggagacagaagctccagcttttcccctttctaCTCTCCAGATTTACGTGCAGGGCAAATTTTAGCCGGAATCTCCTTCACACGAGTCTTTGGTTGCGGCCTCAccgctttctgtctttttcgacCGTGGGACCGGACCCCCGCATTGCTGTTGAGTCTTCCAGGAAGCTCGCCCGCTGCAGTACATCTTTACGACATTTTGCGTCGGTATAAACGGCACCCCATCCGGCTGTTCtcggcgctctctctttgcccGATCAGCGCCGCTTTCCGTTGTCCAACCCTGCGCATGCTCCGCGTACGCCGGCCGTCGCGCGCTCGAgtcgctcctctcgttcGCTACGCCTTCAGTAGGGAAAAGCGGTCTATGTCGTGCGACTACTTTAgctcgctctcgcgtcgtcCGTGAGACTCTAGACAGGTTTCTGCGTTATCAAGGAAGTGTGAACACAATGCTCTCCTCGACGCCCAGCGTCGAGGTCCAGTCGTGTGTCGCTCTGGCGCTCCTTCCCTTGTAGCTTTCTCGACGAGTGAATGTGTGGAGAGAAGCCATGTCAATCGCAGGCTGGGTTCCGCGGTATGCGCCAGGCCTGACAAGCGGCCGCGCCCTCCGCTCCCTTTCCTGCCCCGGGCCGTCGGCTGTTAGCCAGTCGTTCTTCTGTAGAGAAAAACCCGGTcaaggcgagagaacagacggccagaggaaagaggcggtGTCTCAGCGGGCGTATGGACACCACGAAAACCCAGGCGCAGAatgcctcttttctcgcaaCTCACCGGTGCCCGCAGCCGTGGCGTCAGGACCACGAAAGCCGGTCCTCCCGCGACACGCTCGGCGGATCACAGGTACACAAAGAACCGCGAGAGTATGTACGCAAGAGGCACTCAGTGAGATAGAAATCGAACACCGTTTTCATCTGTTTCCCGGAAAAAGTTTCTTGTCCCGACACGGAGCCAGGCGGTCCGCTCTGACCGGCGATGGGCCTTTACAGGCTTTCGGCTCACCTTCCGCTCCTCAAAAGCCTTGGTCTTTCTGTACTCACCTCTCCGGACACTCGCGGCGTAGTAGGCCAACGCGTgatctctctttcgcttctgcaTCTTCGAGTGCGGCGTCTGCTCTGCGGTATTCCTGGGCTGCTTGctggtcttcttccgcgcctccgccgtcgTTTCTGCGGCGGTTTTCCAGTCTACTGTCGCTCACAGAGGCAGCTAGCCAGCCGTCGCGGCCTTTACATCCAGAGATCGGAGCGAgtgtcccttcctctctttctcggaaAGTAGGCAGGgtgggaaagggaaacggaggcagaagcggaaTCGCGGAGGTAGCTACTGAGTTGCCGCTTTccaggaaaaggaacaggagacacgagTGTGGGGCGAGCCGGCAAAACACGTGTTTCGTGTCCTGTCGGGgatctcttttcttctgcgatGATGGTGTGGCATGGCGCAACGCTGCCGCGTCTACCACACATCCCTTAACGGCTCctcttgcgtctcttcgttttctaCATTCCTCTGCTCTGGCTGCCTCCGCTCGACCGCTGCCCGTGAGAGAAAACCCGGAGTCTGGTTGCCGCGAGGAcacaagaggaaaggaagaaccTGGAGCCTCGTGCGAGAACCCAGGCCACGATTTTGGAGCGGGCACAGAACAGAGCGCGTTCCACGGGAGAGATCGGACGACAAGATGTGAAGGCAAGAGCCAAGGCGAAGGAACGTTCGGAGGGGCCAAAGAAGAGGGCGGAGCAAAAAACGGGAACTCGTTCCGTCAACGTCTAAAGCGCCCGATAAAAGATCCCCAGCAACTAAGGAAAGACATCCTTTTCAATTCCATTGCTGCGCTGACAATATATGCAATAAGTGACACGACCGCACAGAAACTGCAGCAGGGGCTTCGCGCACTTGCTGAACaaggcgaggggaaaacgcgagacgagaagggtAGCGTGGACCTTTGCAGTGTAGGTACACTCGACGGAGGGGCTGCTGCAGgcagcgcctctctttcttggcCTGCGTCTGACCGGGAAACGGAAGGGCGCGGTCGGCAGGGAGAGGAtgaggaggcgcgaggcggggGGAAGGAGGACTGGAACctgaggcgagacgcgactcGTGGCGA from Neospora caninum Liverpool complete genome, chromosome VIII includes the following:
- a CDS encoding putative mpv17 / PMP22 family domain-containing protein; its protein translation is MSIAGWVPRYAPGLTSGRALRSLSCPGPSAVSQSFFCREKPGQGERTDGQRKEAVSQRAYGHHENPGAECLFSRNSPVPAAVASGPRKPVLPRHARRITGTQRTARVCTQEALSEIEIEHRFHLFPGKSFLSRHGARRSALTGDGPLQAFGSPSAPQKPWSFCTHLSGHSRRSRPTRDLSFASASSSAASALRYSWAACWSSSAPPPSFLRRFSSLLSLTEAASQPSRPLHPEIGASVPSSLSRKVGRVGKGNGGRSGIAEVATELPLSRKRNRRHECGASRQNTCFVSCRGSLFFCDDGVAWRNAAASTTHPLTAPLASLRFLHSSALAASARPLPVRENPESGCREDTRGKEEPGASCENPGHDFGAGTEQSAFHGRDRTTRCEGKSQGEGTFGGAKEEGGAKNGNSFRQRLKRPIKDPQQLRKDILFNSIAALTIYAISDTTAQKLQQGLRALAEQGEGKTRDEKGSVDLCSVGTLDGGAAAGSASLSWPASDRETEGRGRQGEDEEARGGGKEDWNLRRDATRGEEKSNNSRDSGTKQEIGGKNEGANDENDLQRDERKKLGDISFWEEWDCRRTASIALEGVLLNGFFLTVFYHKLEVVVHDDALSSGVSEPNTGRTQPPVSSSSAHSASSPSPSCSIARQSSPSLSSKGASPRSPLTVRQRSFYLWRQSLYKVLTGQIAFMPVAAVIFLFLAPVFRAGLFYLFPPAGVSGPAAAIASLPSFAPTSVAQLSPPRHDARAESPLAGLQRGPSATAVVPISSPGGAASARCVTGQPRTVSSSTRPTGQNPREEDRSRTEEAQEEKQFVHGDWFRLACREGILSIGRSFWEVYIASWYVWPLTDLVNFRYIPLRYRPLWDTTIDLFWTVYLSVAAYPRGLEIAARLASQKRGDGDSVGAEPRGALTTLCQAVKILLFDPPQ